The genomic segment aATTCattcttgtacttttggtatatttatatttaacatatttcaaaatgtttgcaattattttaaagaaattcttcaaattctttgtcctggtatcaaaacgttcagcatctccagcaacaatattcagtaaaaagcattctCACTATTATTATttcaggtaatgcaacttttctagtttgagtTACTGTTGATGAGTTGGCACACGGGATAATCATGACACTGCAAGAATTCTAGTGCTTAGCAGCAGAATTTTGTctataattctttattttgtgtcaattaaATACAAGACTTAATGTGATGATAAAACAAGTCTGTCCACACACATACCTAACAGCTGCCAGTTTTATGAGCCACAATGTctcaaagataaaataatattgGAGAAATATAATACAGGGATAAATCTGgaagaaaataatacaatttgGTGTGGACTCATTGATATCTGAGTCGTTCTGGTATCTCTAAATGataagagcaaaaaaaatccttttgggaataaattaaaatttgttttttagattttttaatccCAACTTTTgtagaaattaaacatttttaccaaaaaatgtgcattaaaaaaagacaacaatatGTCGTATTTTACAGAATAACCCAAGGTTCTGTTATTTATTGTCCCAACATGatcaacaaatacaaaaataaatgtacaataataataacaacagaTTTATGCTAAACAACTCACACAAAAGTCACCATTTGTGCTTCATGACATATTTCTATCAAATGCATCAGCACACATGAGATCAGGTGAACAAATACTTCAACGAGTATAAAtaaatgtggacaaacacagttCAATAGTGAAcaaaatcattcatttttctcacagtttaGGTCTGGATGCATGTGGAGCATCAGACGAGTTTATCTACCTGTGGAAATTATACAAAACTGTAAATGTGCAGAAAGTTCCTATTTTTCAGCAATTAAGTGCTTTAAAGTTGTCGTTCCACATCATGGATTTAATCCCTTTTTCCGGCTTTCTTATACAGAATCATGGAGACCACCATGGCAGCAATCTGGAAAAAAGAGgtttaaatgcaaattatttaaaaaaatgtagaaaataatctgcaaaattacaaaagttctgattccaagaaaaaagaaaacaatttatttcatgactaaaacaaaacaaacatatgaAAATCTATAAGATTCAATtcattttagggatttttttagACAGACTTTTAAATTGTTCAACTCTTAATATAATAATCTGAAGGAAGCAAATTATTGGAAATCACACATTAGTCATTCTTATAACAGGGTGGAggactttaaaaattaatttaatttatgtttgtaTCTTACTTTAATCCCAGTTAAAAGTgtcaaaccaaaactttttgcttacGTTCTTTAAGAAACAAACTTTCATTGTCTAttgaacatttatgagaaaatgtagaaaaattgaacttttccagaaaatattttattatttaaacacagTTTGACAGACAGGTCAagcaggctgtttttttttttcttaaaccattaaaaaagaaaagtgagctAGATATGCGCTAAGaatctctaaaaaataaaatgttcttgaaaaatagattatttcaaacttttttttatataaaatgatgaaaaattgaactttcccaaaaatgtcttcatatttaagtaaaacaggtccagatttttatatttgtaaaatcaaatgaaaatgaaaaacgaGAAGAATAAGAGCTAAGGatgtttaaattagaaaatactcagaaaaatattCTTATATTGCAAATTTGTTTCCTTTTACCTCGAGTGCGGCGATTCCCAGAGCCACTCCTGCAACGATCAGAGCGTTTTCCTCCAGGAACTCTTTCAGCTTCTCGAAGCAGCCAGGAATGTCCTGCAGCACAAATCCATGTTGGTGATGAGCATAAgactacaggacagaaaaaaatttctaaaagaaaatctcAGTTTCTTACCGACGATTCCACTTGGCTTGTTCTACAGATGGCTTCAACATTCTCGGAACAGCATGCCCCTGGATACCCTCCAGTGCCAATATTAAAAGGGGAGTCAGTAAAATCCGTGTAGTTCCTGTAGCCGCAGCACTTGAACTGAAACGAAACGGGAACATGGTCATTCCTGACCCTTCTCTTTATCTTGTTTTACAGGGTAATAAAGAAACTGCTGCTAAAAAGATTTATTCTACAACTACATTGTagttattctaacaaatagGTTTATTCAAAGTGTAAAAATACTGTACCCGGTCCATGGTGGAGGTCCAGACTGAAGTCAGACTTTCATCTCTGCCAAATTCTGTCTGAAGTTTTGACCGCACCTCGTTCTCCACATTGTTCAGGATCTTATCAGCCTGACATGGATACAATATTAGTCAGACCTTTAAACTCTTACAGGTTTAAACGTTTTAGCCACTGACAAACTTACCAATCCGTCAAAAGCAAACAGCACAACGGCACCTGCAACCTCCACGATGAAGATGACCAGCACAATAATGAAGaactggaggaggagaagatgaaGTTAGAGAACGGCTGCAGCCCCTTAAATCTGggaaactcaatcacacaaggggacaaaatctaaaacacaccttagaataaacatttattgaacactctaaaacattttttttaaaactataacttttttacataaatatgaactagatgtatagtatatgtgatgctagtgtgaatgctgaagctgaatttggctgctaaagatgctaacgTTGATAGCTGGacatgctaaaattgatagttaaaaacactgaagctgataaccagctaaaatattggctacatcacaaattaacctaaaaaaataaaaaatgaaaacttaggttagctaagacagctagcatgtagctgaaaaaatagctaaatttcaaaatatcctaaaagaaacaacagaaaaagtttaaattagccaaaacagctaccgtgaaaatattagcctaactctaaaacagcctgaaaaacttaaaaaaggcttaaattagccaaaacagctatagcatgtagctgaaatgttccctaaactccaaaatagcctaaaaaagtcgtagtaaatgccaaaatagttgaaaaactatcagaatgccaattttaaaaactttaactatatagcataaatttaaataataaaaaggtaggaatattattccaccataaatcaacttaaaccttaaataactttcataaaaatatgttttgtcaaaattatactagtaaaaaagatgacatcaggccattaatgatccggatccggcccccgggccttgactttgacacatgctctcCATGGTACACAGAAGTCTTTACCAGAACTCAATCTTCTGAACCAAACCCAGAAAACTCACCGTCAGCAGCATGCAGCGGCTCTCCTTCACGGCTCCACAGCAGCCCAGGAAGCCGATGACCACCAGACCAGCTCCCACGCCGATGAGCACGTAGGCCACATGGACCAGCTGGTCCAGCCCGTCCCCGTCTTCAATGCCTTCCAGTAACCCCAGCAGAGAACCGCTGTCCACCTTCAACCAAATCCCCATCGCCAAACAACCAGCACCTGCCAGCTGCAGGGAACGAGAGGAAGCGTTAAAAAATCCCTCTCAAACGTCTCCATAACGTCGCTGATGGAGAATGGTGTGAAATGAGaaaccagaggaggaggaggaggaactgCGTTAGACTTTTATAAGCTGATATAGCAGACATTATTAAACGAACAGCAAAagataaaatgaataataaaataaataatttactttgAACACATTTCCGCTCTCCTAAAGCAGAAAATGGTTTTACAGCCGTATCTAAATGGTTCCTTTCTCCTCGTTTCAGActcaaaaaaacatctttggttATAGCTGAAATTTGACAGAATAATCAAgtatatatttaatttgtatGTTTTGAGTACAAAAGGAAATACAGGAGAGCAAAGTTCAAACAACAAACTTACAAAGATGCCGCCGTTGAAGATGAACATCATCACTTTGAGAAAGCCGGAGCAACACATCTTGgctgattttttattatttttttttacaacactgtaaaaacaaaacaaaagtttttagttCAGACAAAAGATCAggacaaaaatgatgaactCG from the Oryzias melastigma strain HK-1 linkage group LG1, ASM292280v2, whole genome shotgun sequence genome contains:
- the tspan34 gene encoding tetraspanin 34, whose product is MCCSGFLKVMMFIFNGGIFLAGAGCLAMGIWLKVDSGSLLGLLEGIEDGDGLDQLVHVAYVLIGVGAGLVVIGFLGCCGAVKESRCMLLTFFIIVLVIFIVEVAGAVVLFAFDGLADKILNNVENEVRSKLQTEFGRDESLTSVWTSTMDRFKCCGYRNYTDFTDSPFNIGTGGYPGACCSENVEAICRTSQVESSDIPGCFEKLKEFLEENALIVAGVALGIAALEIAAMVVSMILYKKAGKRD